Below is a genomic region from Deltaproteobacteria bacterium.
ATTGGAACCGCTGATCGGGCGCGAGGATATTCTGGAACGGACGGTGCAGGTGCTCTGTCGCCGTTTCAAGAATAATCCCGTTCATGTCGGCGCGGCCGGGGTGGGCAAAACCGCCATTACCGAGGGTCTGGCTCAGCTTATCGCCCGGGACAAAGTACCCAAACCCTTGAAAGGCGCCTCGATTTATTCTCTCGACATGGGGGCCATAGTCTCGGGAACCCGTTACCGCGGAGATTTTGAAGAACGGATGACGCAGGTCGTCACCGAGCTGGAAAAGAAGAAAAATGTGATCCTTTTCATTGACGAGATCCATACGCTTGTCGGGGCCGGCGCCGTTTCGGGCGGTTCGCTGGATGCAAGCAACATTCTCAAGCCGGCGTTGACGTCCGGCCATATCCGCTGTATTGGTTCGACCACCCATGACGAATACAGAAAGGCCTTCGAAAAAGACCGGGCCCTCTCCCGCCGCTTCCAGCCGATTGAGATCCCCGAACCAACCGTTGCCGAGACCGTGCAAATCCTGCAAGGCTTGCGGGAGAAATACGAGAGCTTTCATAGCGTAGTATATAGTGATGATGCCCTGCGCGCGGCCGCAGAACTGGCGGCGAAGCACATCAACGACCGCTACTTGCCCGATAAGGCCATTGATGTGATGGATGAGGCCGGGGCAAGGATGGCAATTGCCCGGGACGAAAATCCGGAGACGCCGACCATTACGCCGGGCGAGATAGAATATGTGGTCGCCAAAATGGCCAGAATTCCCGAGAAATCCGTATCTTCATCCGAGGCCATCCGCTTGCAGGATCTGGAAATCACGCTGCAAGGATGGATTTTCGGTCAAAACGAAGCCATCCAGGCCGTCGTGCAGGCCATCCGCCGGGCACGGGCCGGATTCCGTGACGCCAACAAACCCGTGGCCTCACTGCTCTTTGCCGGACCGACGGGTGTCGGCAAGACGGAGCTCGCGCGGCAGTTGTCCCAGACGATGGGTATTCCGCTGCACCGCTATGACATGTCCGAATATCAGGAGAAGCATACCGTATCGAGGCTCGTGGGCGCCCCGCCGGGCTATGTTGGCTACGAGGAAGGCGGCCTGCTGACCGAGACCATCCGCAAGACGCCGCACTGCGTGCTCCTGCTCGACGAGATTGAGAAGGCCCATCCCGATATCTTTAATACGCTGCTGCAGGTGATGGATTACGCGACGTTGACGGATAATACGGGCCGCCAGGCCGATTTCCGGAACGTCATCATCATTATGACCTCCAATGCCGGGGCCCGCGACGTGGGCAAGTCGAAAATTGGCTTCGGGGAAAGACGGGTAACCTTCGGGGCCATTGACGAAGCGTTGAAAAAAATCTTTACTCCCGAATTCCGCAATCGCCTGGATGGCATGGTTATCTTCAATGATTTGGACCAGCAGGTCATCGTTGACATCGTGAAAAAGCAGATTCGGGAATTTCATCTGCAATTAGAAGAAAAAAATATCCTCCTTACCGTTCAGGAC
It encodes:
- the clpA gene encoding ATP-dependent Clp protease ATP-binding subunit ClpA — protein: MRVTEELNNILLAAYAEAQSREHEYLTPEHILFASLFFEEAKEILRRCGGNIDDLKKKIEAFFQSKIPPRVAKQEPVHSLSFQNVMNRAVYHTMSAQKAELDIGDVLIAIFDEKDSHASFILQGEGLTRLNLLNYISHGTSVIPEERPPDQNVEEGEKKAVAKESKALALFTTELVAKALAGELEPLIGREDILERTVQVLCRRFKNNPVHVGAAGVGKTAITEGLAQLIARDKVPKPLKGASIYSLDMGAIVSGTRYRGDFEERMTQVVTELEKKKNVILFIDEIHTLVGAGAVSGGSLDASNILKPALTSGHIRCIGSTTHDEYRKAFEKDRALSRRFQPIEIPEPTVAETVQILQGLREKYESFHSVVYSDDALRAAAELAAKHINDRYLPDKAIDVMDEAGARMAIARDENPETPTITPGEIEYVVAKMARIPEKSVSSSEAIRLQDLEITLQGWIFGQNEAIQAVVQAIRRARAGFRDANKPVASLLFAGPTGVGKTELARQLSQTMGIPLHRYDMSEYQEKHTVSRLVGAPPGYVGYEEGGLLTETIRKTPHCVLLLDEIEKAHPDIFNTLLQVMDYATLTDNTGRQADFRNVIIIMTSNAGARDVGKSKIGFGERRVTFGAIDEALKKIFTPEFRNRLDGMVIFNDLDQQVIVDIVKKQIREFHLQLEEKNILLTVQDEVYGWVAEHGYSREFGAREISRLIQDKIKNFFVDEVLFGRLVKGGRVSVAVENDALILAVLESAE